One window of Oikeobacillus pervagus genomic DNA carries:
- a CDS encoding GNAT family N-acetyltransferase — translation MKRIIKPLKEANEDQITAYCIPIKNGATIAGRLRPITVTSLSNQSEIERLANWRKNSQRSFTTQFKVTAEGTKKWLEEKIIQSDRNIIFVVENSEHIPIGQVGLCEIDDKKKYCLFDNILRGDPHHFKGGMKLACSTLLFWCFKELKMETVYLQVLSDNERAIQFYKDLGFQEIQQMPLIKRIEEGITKWVPLYNQPLYEVQRYLITMRATRL, via the coding sequence TTGAAGAGGATCATTAAACCATTAAAGGAAGCGAACGAAGATCAAATTACAGCTTATTGCATCCCAATAAAAAATGGGGCAACAATTGCTGGAAGATTACGTCCAATCACAGTCACGAGTCTTTCTAACCAATCGGAAATTGAAAGGTTAGCCAATTGGAGAAAAAATAGTCAGAGGTCTTTTACGACTCAATTTAAGGTAACAGCCGAAGGGACAAAGAAATGGTTAGAGGAGAAAATTATCCAATCGGATCGCAATATTATATTTGTCGTGGAAAACAGTGAACACATTCCTATTGGCCAGGTTGGTTTATGCGAAATCGATGATAAGAAAAAGTATTGTCTATTTGATAATATTTTGCGTGGTGACCCACATCATTTTAAAGGTGGAATGAAACTAGCATGTTCTACTCTTCTATTCTGGTGTTTTAAAGAATTGAAGATGGAAACAGTCTATCTTCAAGTACTTTCAGATAATGAACGTGCCATACAGTTTTACAAGGATTTAGGTTTTCAAGAAATTCAACAAATGCCTTTAATTAAACGTATTGAAGAAGGGATTACAAAATGGGTTCCTCTTTATAATCAACCTTTATATGAAGTTCAGCGCTATTTAATAACTATGAGGGCAACTCGATTATAA
- a CDS encoding glycosyltransferase family 2 protein, translating to MLPKVSILIPTYNRPFYFQLALQSALAQTYPNIEIVVGDNSDNDQTTKIMEHYLGNPNIKYFRNERNIGPVRNQQKCFDISTGEYINYLMDDDLFHPQKIEKMMHYFLNYKDITLVTSHKQLIDDRGAIFQLNMSPYTSLYQDDTVLDGYTLGNMILKDKINYIGAPTMVLFRKWDLDEPFGVFAGKQSQNNVDVASWLNLLAKGKAVYMAQALSSFRVHKNQLTQLDTWNAFEKGTQDWLNVVSDGPKKGFLKA from the coding sequence ATGTTACCGAAAGTAAGTATCCTAATACCAACTTATAATCGTCCTTTCTATTTCCAACTAGCCTTGCAAAGTGCCTTAGCTCAAACCTATCCAAATATCGAGATAGTTGTTGGAGATAATAGTGATAATGATCAAACAACTAAAATTATGGAGCATTATTTAGGAAACCCTAATATAAAGTATTTTCGAAATGAGAGAAATATTGGACCTGTTAGAAACCAACAAAAATGTTTTGATATTTCTACAGGGGAATATATCAATTATCTGATGGATGACGATTTATTTCATCCACAAAAAATCGAAAAAATGATGCACTATTTTTTAAACTACAAAGATATTACATTAGTTACCTCTCATAAACAATTAATTGATGATAGAGGGGCAATTTTTCAACTTAATATGAGTCCTTATACAAGCTTATATCAGGATGATACGGTATTGGATGGTTATACACTTGGAAACATGATCTTAAAAGACAAAATTAATTATATTGGAGCACCCACCATGGTTTTATTCCGCAAATGGGATTTAGATGAACCATTTGGTGTTTTCGCGGGGAAACAATCACAAAATAATGTGGATGTGGCAAGTTGGCTAAATTTATTAGCAAAAGGGAAAGCAGTCTATATGGCACAAGCTCTAAGTTCTTTCAGAGTTCATAAAAATCAATTGACACAACTAGATACTTGGAATGCATTTGAAAAGGGGACTCAAGATTGGCTTAATGTTGTTTCAGATGGACCGAAAAAAGGATTCCTTAAAGCATAG
- a CDS encoding DegT/DnrJ/EryC1/StrS family aminotransferase — protein sequence MNIRLFKPCIGDEELEAIKEAFGRAWLGLGPKVNEFEKMWSNFIGCKDSVGVNSGTAALHLALSSFRFPAGKKVLVPVMTFASTAMAVLYNNLQPVFVDMDEMTSGISMEDLERKYDKDCVAVIPVHFGGHPVAMDQLNSWAKSRNLKVIEDSAHSAGGKYKGKALGTWGDIGCFSFEEKKCMTTGDGGMISSDDEELLKPLRHSRWVGINKDTWQRVKETSSSSHNDPYHWYYEISDIGYKYNMNDLMASIGIVQLDKLENMNNRREEILTAYLQGIQNCEKVRPGIPYHLENSSYWMFMVKVKQRDKFILYMKDKGVSTGVHYIPLTFHPYFQPFKTETPVADQAWKEFVTLPLFPELSTEEINYIIQCINDYKG from the coding sequence ATGAATATTCGCTTATTTAAACCTTGTATAGGAGATGAGGAGTTAGAAGCAATTAAGGAAGCCTTTGGAAGGGCCTGGCTTGGGCTTGGTCCTAAAGTAAATGAATTTGAAAAAATGTGGAGCAATTTTATCGGCTGTAAGGACTCTGTCGGAGTTAATTCAGGTACAGCTGCTTTGCACCTTGCTCTTTCCTCTTTTCGATTTCCCGCAGGAAAAAAGGTTCTTGTTCCGGTTATGACTTTTGCCTCAACAGCAATGGCTGTCCTTTATAACAATCTTCAACCTGTTTTTGTTGATATGGATGAAATGACATCCGGCATCAGCATGGAAGACTTAGAAAGAAAATATGATAAAGATTGCGTAGCGGTTATTCCTGTGCACTTCGGGGGTCATCCGGTTGCGATGGATCAGTTAAATTCATGGGCTAAATCACGTAATCTTAAAGTAATTGAAGATTCAGCTCACTCTGCGGGTGGAAAATATAAAGGAAAGGCACTAGGTACTTGGGGGGATATTGGTTGCTTTAGTTTCGAGGAGAAGAAATGTATGACCACAGGAGACGGTGGCATGATCTCTTCCGATGATGAGGAGTTGCTTAAACCTTTACGTCACTCTCGTTGGGTGGGAATTAATAAAGATACATGGCAGCGAGTCAAGGAAACTAGCAGCAGTAGCCATAATGATCCTTATCATTGGTATTATGAAATTTCTGATATCGGCTATAAATATAATATGAATGACCTAATGGCCTCTATTGGAATCGTTCAATTGGATAAGTTAGAAAACATGAATAATAGAAGGGAAGAAATTCTTACAGCCTACTTACAAGGCATTCAAAACTGTGAAAAAGTAAGACCTGGGATTCCTTATCATTTAGAAAACTCCTCATATTGGATGTTCATGGTGAAGGTTAAGCAACGCGACAAATTTATTTTATATATGAAAGACAAAGGGGTCTCTACAGGAGTTCATTATATTCCTCTAACCTTCCATCCTTATTTTCAACCATTTAAAACCGAAACACCTGTAGCAGATCAGGCATGGAAGGAGTTTGTTACACTTCCGTTGTTTCCTGAATTATCTACAGAAGAGATAAACTATATCATCCAATGTATCAATGACTATAAAGGTTAA
- the rfbC gene encoding dTDP-4-dehydrorhamnose 3,5-epimerase, with translation MDIKPLTLSGVYEVTLKPQMDHRGHFMRTFDKKIFGKFGIDRNWVQENHSLSTKKGTIRGLHLQLPPFSETKLIRVIKGAVFDVFIDLRKDSPTFGKWDFIELTEDNFKMVLIPRGFAHGFCTLTDHCELMYKVDNFYSPNHEAGILYDDPILNIDWPVSNPILSKKDSRLPLFEDFIKKYNGMKFE, from the coding sequence ATGGACATTAAGCCTCTTACCTTATCAGGGGTTTATGAAGTGACTTTAAAACCTCAAATGGACCACCGTGGGCATTTCATGCGTACTTTCGATAAAAAAATATTTGGAAAATTTGGTATTGATCGAAATTGGGTGCAAGAAAACCATTCATTATCTACTAAAAAAGGAACGATACGGGGACTACATTTACAGCTTCCGCCTTTTTCCGAAACAAAATTAATACGAGTCATAAAAGGAGCCGTTTTCGATGTATTTATTGACCTAAGAAAAGATTCACCTACTTTCGGAAAATGGGACTTTATAGAATTAACAGAGGATAATTTTAAGATGGTCTTAATTCCAAGAGGATTTGCTCACGGATTCTGTACATTAACAGATCACTGCGAATTAATGTATAAAGTCGATAATTTTTATTCTCCTAATCATGAGGCAGGAATTTTATACGATGATCCTATATTAAATATTGATTGGCCTGTTTCCAATCCGATTCTTTCCAAAAAGGATAGTAGACTTCCACTTTTTGAGGATTTTATTAAAAAATATAATGGAATGAAATTTGAATAA
- the rfbG gene encoding CDP-glucose 4,6-dehydratase: MITLHGKDGDLMVDVEFWRNKKVFVTGHTGFKGSWLCLWLHLMGAKVTGYSLKPPTNPSMFDLCRIDELVNSHYADVRNQEKLIHSMLESAPDIVIHMAAQPIVRASYQNPVETFEINVMGTVNVLEAVRIVSDAGVPIQAVLNITTDKCYQNFEWSWGYRENDRLGGFDPYSNSKACSELITDSYRHTFFSTKKDHGQKVALASARAGNVIGGGDWASDRLIPDCIRSVLNQNKMKIRFPKAVRPWQHVLEPLHGYLILLQRLANDGDKFAEAWNFGPNDEEVRTVQWVVEEFYKKWGRNATFEIDHHDDKPIEATFLKLDCSKAKQKLNWNPVWSLNTAIDKIVEWTRAFEDKRDLRKMSLNQIRDYIKDVNKYGH; this comes from the coding sequence ATGATAACGCTCCATGGAAAAGATGGTGATTTAATGGTTGATGTGGAATTTTGGCGAAATAAAAAGGTGTTTGTAACGGGACATACTGGATTCAAGGGTTCGTGGTTATGTTTATGGCTTCACTTAATGGGAGCAAAAGTAACGGGCTATTCACTTAAGCCGCCCACTAATCCTAGCATGTTTGATTTATGCAGAATTGATGAACTAGTCAATTCTCATTATGCGGATGTAAGAAATCAGGAAAAATTAATTCATTCCATGTTAGAAAGTGCCCCAGACATTGTGATTCATATGGCTGCACAACCAATCGTTAGAGCATCTTATCAAAACCCCGTTGAAACTTTTGAAATAAATGTAATGGGGACAGTTAATGTTTTAGAGGCAGTTAGAATAGTATCAGATGCCGGTGTGCCTATTCAAGCGGTCCTGAATATCACGACAGATAAGTGTTATCAAAATTTCGAATGGTCATGGGGTTATCGTGAAAATGATCGTTTAGGAGGATTCGATCCATATTCGAATAGCAAAGCTTGTTCAGAGTTAATTACAGATTCCTATCGCCATACCTTTTTCTCTACTAAAAAAGATCATGGGCAGAAAGTTGCACTTGCTTCCGCACGAGCAGGTAATGTGATAGGAGGTGGTGACTGGGCTTCTGACCGATTGATTCCAGACTGTATCCGATCTGTGTTAAATCAAAATAAAATGAAGATTCGATTTCCAAAAGCAGTACGACCTTGGCAACATGTACTTGAACCGTTGCATGGTTATCTAATTTTACTTCAAAGATTGGCAAATGATGGGGATAAATTTGCAGAAGCATGGAATTTTGGGCCAAATGATGAAGAGGTTAGAACCGTTCAATGGGTCGTGGAGGAATTTTATAAAAAATGGGGAAGAAATGCGACATTTGAGATTGATCACCACGATGATAAGCCAATAGAGGCAACTTTCTTAAAACTAGATTGTTCAAAAGCGAAGCAAAAACTAAATTGGAATCCTGTTTGGAGTTTAAATACAGCAATAGATAAGATTGTAGAGTGGACGAGGGCATTTGAGGACAAGCGGGATCTTAGAAAGATGAGTTTAAATCAAATTAGGGACTATATAAAGGATGTGAATAAATATGGACATTAA
- the rfbF gene encoding glucose-1-phosphate cytidylyltransferase — translation MKVVILAGGLGTRISEESHLKPKPMISIGDRPILWHIMKIYSYYGFNDFIICLGYKGYVIKEYFSNYFLHESDVTFDFKNQNEVKIHRRSAEPWRVSLVETGKDSMTGGRVKRIQKYVGDDSFMLTYGDGVSDINILELVNFHHSHGKIATVTAVQPTGRFGAMSLSENGTVLDFMEKPKGDGGWINGGFFIFQPDIFNYLDGDHSILEKEPLEKLTQEGQLQAYQHNGFWYAMDTLRDRNHLEELWKNDNAPWKRW, via the coding sequence ATGAAAGTTGTTATTTTAGCAGGTGGTTTAGGAACGAGGATTAGTGAGGAATCACATCTTAAACCTAAACCTATGATAAGTATAGGTGATAGACCCATTCTATGGCATATTATGAAAATATATTCCTATTATGGTTTTAATGATTTTATAATTTGTCTTGGCTATAAGGGTTATGTAATAAAGGAGTATTTTTCTAATTATTTTTTACATGAGTCTGATGTTACATTCGATTTTAAAAACCAGAATGAAGTAAAGATTCATCGTAGATCTGCAGAACCTTGGCGTGTTTCACTTGTTGAAACTGGAAAAGATTCTATGACTGGTGGAAGAGTGAAGAGAATTCAGAAGTATGTAGGAGACGATTCTTTCATGCTAACGTATGGAGATGGTGTGTCTGATATTAATATCTTAGAGCTAGTAAATTTTCATCATTCACATGGAAAAATTGCCACTGTTACGGCCGTTCAGCCTACAGGGAGATTTGGGGCTATGTCGTTAAGTGAAAATGGAACAGTACTTGATTTTATGGAAAAACCAAAAGGGGATGGAGGTTGGATAAACGGGGGATTTTTTATTTTTCAGCCAGATATTTTTAATTATTTGGACGGGGATCATTCCATCCTAGAGAAGGAGCCGCTTGAAAAGCTTACGCAAGAAGGACAATTGCAAGCATATCAACATAATGGCTTTTGGTATGCAATGGATACTTTAAGGGACCGAAATCACTTAGAGGAATTATGGAAAAATGATAACGCTCCATGGAAAAGATGGTGA
- a CDS encoding cob(I)yrinic acid a,c-diamide adenosyltransferase codes for MRLYTRTGDKGKTSIIGGRVDKDDLRVEAYGTVDEVNCFVGQAMTELDSKIFADILADLETIQHELFDCGGDLATVTGKREWKLQAKSIDDLEEKIDGYIKEAPELERFILPGGTKPASSIHLARTVVRRAERQVVSLLKADPTIHPVTLQYLNRLSDYFFAIGRVINFRLGVKDVEYVRSAKVFRNGRRKEKDK; via the coding sequence GTGAGACTGTATACTAGAACAGGAGACAAAGGGAAAACAAGTATTATTGGAGGAAGAGTGGATAAAGACGATCTTCGTGTCGAGGCATATGGAACTGTCGATGAAGTGAATTGCTTCGTCGGACAAGCGATGACAGAATTAGATTCAAAAATCTTTGCTGATATTTTAGCTGATTTAGAGACCATTCAACATGAATTATTCGATTGCGGCGGGGATTTAGCCACAGTAACAGGAAAAAGAGAATGGAAATTACAAGCAAAATCTATTGATGATTTAGAAGAGAAAATCGATGGTTATATTAAAGAAGCTCCTGAGCTGGAACGTTTTATTTTACCTGGGGGGACGAAGCCTGCAAGCTCGATCCATCTCGCACGCACAGTTGTCAGAAGAGCTGAACGCCAGGTTGTCAGTCTTTTAAAGGCCGATCCAACGATTCATCCTGTCACTTTACAATATTTAAACCGTTTATCTGACTATTTTTTTGCGATTGGACGGGTCATTAACTTCCGTCTAGGAGTCAAAGATGTAGAGTACGTCCGTAGTGCAAAAGTATTTCGTAATGGGAGAAGAAAAGAAAAGGATAAATAG
- a CDS encoding bifunctional adenosylcobinamide kinase/adenosylcobinamide-phosphate guanylyltransferase, which translates to MHFVTGGAFNGKRKWVKDHYSEYLSKQWHCFYEEVHLPELTASTVVIEGVEQWVKAELKQLRKAETVREKWKQQLQLLADWEKEDLNRKLVLIGNDLSKGIVPMDSFLRNWRDVTGWCYQDIVHQSERVDIIWYGLNQQLK; encoded by the coding sequence ATGCATTTCGTTACGGGAGGTGCCTTTAACGGCAAAAGAAAATGGGTAAAGGATCATTATTCTGAATATCTATCCAAGCAGTGGCATTGCTTTTATGAAGAAGTTCATCTTCCTGAGTTGACGGCATCCACTGTTGTGATTGAGGGTGTTGAGCAATGGGTGAAGGCCGAACTTAAGCAACTTCGAAAAGCAGAGACAGTGAGAGAAAAATGGAAACAGCAGTTGCAATTATTGGCTGATTGGGAAAAGGAAGATCTGAACCGAAAGCTTGTGCTAATCGGGAATGATCTGTCAAAGGGAATCGTTCCAATGGATTCATTTTTAAGAAATTGGCGAGATGTAACTGGCTGGTGCTACCAGGACATTGTACATCAATCAGAAAGGGTCGATATCATTTGGTATGGACTAAATCAACAATTAAAATAG
- a CDS encoding histidine phosphatase family protein, with translation MDDLVVMALYRHGVTVDNERKAFCGWTNSILSERGRKELHARTPYVPAYEKIVASDLQRCVDTAKILFPGKVVEIRQEFREMNFGIWEGKVHDEIKHIQEYKDWLQMPLSAPIPQGETFPEFNDRIMKAWEKLIEEISHLQMKRNAIVTHGGVIRSLLTQFAPVKREFWEWKVENGQGFELTGSLSALRRGERCISLREVPLTAKENG, from the coding sequence ATGGATGATCTTGTGGTTATGGCATTATATCGCCATGGGGTGACCGTGGATAATGAGAGAAAAGCTTTTTGTGGTTGGACAAATTCAATCTTAAGTGAACGGGGGAGGAAAGAGCTTCATGCAAGAACACCTTATGTCCCCGCTTATGAAAAAATTGTCGCAAGTGATTTGCAAAGATGTGTCGATACGGCAAAGATTTTATTTCCTGGGAAAGTTGTCGAAATAAGACAGGAATTTCGAGAAATGAATTTCGGAATTTGGGAAGGAAAGGTCCATGATGAGATCAAACATATACAGGAGTATAAAGATTGGTTACAAATGCCCCTTTCCGCTCCCATTCCACAAGGAGAAACATTTCCTGAGTTTAACGATCGAATCATGAAGGCATGGGAGAAGTTAATAGAGGAAATTTCCCATCTACAGATGAAAAGAAATGCTATTGTCACTCATGGTGGCGTCATCCGTAGCCTTTTGACGCAATTTGCTCCAGTGAAAAGGGAATTTTGGGAATGGAAAGTAGAGAATGGACAAGGATTTGAATTAACTGGCTCATTGTCTGCTTTAAGGAGGGGTGAGCGATGCATTTCGTTACGGGAGGTGCCTTTAACGGCAAAAGAAAATGGGTAA
- the cobS gene encoding adenosylcobinamide-GDP ribazoletransferase, whose protein sequence is MRAYIKGLLLTIQFFSIVPIRRELPMDAFHLGRAFRTFPFFGLVKGAIYGSVFWALTEFSPLSTVAIAFIIWILTIIVTGGLHLDGWMDVSDAYFSYRDREKRLEIMTDSRIGAFGVLSIIVFLASRFLFIYELTNHISEFTFLYIMLIPFFSKICMGLLLALEPSAKQSGIAHYFKKGVDRTLPIVYAGYLLLVGVMVYLISQEIMVYVVFLLMTLLFWAFARKKTKQHFGGITGDLLGASIEGTENLLWMILWLWHYIAMG, encoded by the coding sequence ATGAGAGCCTATATTAAAGGATTATTGCTAACAATACAGTTCTTCTCCATTGTTCCGATTCGGAGAGAACTCCCTATGGATGCCTTTCATTTAGGGAGAGCATTTCGCACTTTTCCCTTTTTCGGATTAGTAAAAGGGGCCATATATGGGTCAGTATTTTGGGCCCTAACTGAATTCAGTCCATTATCTACAGTAGCGATTGCCTTTATCATTTGGATATTAACGATTATTGTAACAGGAGGCCTACATTTAGACGGCTGGATGGATGTAAGTGATGCTTATTTTTCTTACCGTGACCGTGAAAAACGATTAGAAATTATGACGGATTCCCGTATTGGGGCATTTGGTGTACTGTCAATTATTGTGTTTTTAGCTAGCCGTTTTCTTTTTATTTATGAATTGACAAATCATATTTCTGAGTTTACTTTCCTTTACATCATGTTAATTCCTTTCTTTAGTAAAATTTGCATGGGCTTACTATTAGCATTAGAGCCATCAGCAAAGCAGTCAGGGATCGCCCATTATTTTAAAAAAGGGGTTGACCGAACGCTTCCCATTGTTTACGCAGGTTATTTGCTCTTAGTCGGTGTGATGGTCTATCTCATCAGTCAAGAAATCATGGTTTATGTTGTTTTTCTTTTGATGACCTTATTATTTTGGGCATTTGCCCGAAAAAAAACAAAGCAACATTTCGGTGGAATTACCGGAGATTTATTGGGAGCAAGTATAGAAGGGACGGAGAATTTATTATGGATGATCTTGTGGTTATGGCATTATATCGCCATGGGGTGA